A window from Lytechinus pictus isolate F3 Inbred chromosome 9, Lp3.0, whole genome shotgun sequence encodes these proteins:
- the LOC129268434 gene encoding uncharacterized protein LOC129268434 isoform X1 — protein MVRKGQVHARQLPHFIGVGLADDQQQQDEEQELHVEGGLQDSMEHRDGGPRQLAHETQPYHGDENLLRRSYGGFGVNMHSQGIPLGYRPGEEVPQREDPRNVIHRPYEQREVVNVHQPVEPMRWSREEEPGYEESNKQLAVAQMMAEMHQGNMLQQRSSNLMMMASQMGQGRYHPDFLQTGGRMLFGAPPPRVSTEERFPYQTEMMRQNQAMMFGMAPPALEKGRFEELFQQQRGMMMDMAARGIGDSRMQEFYLGRGGMVDPSPRETVHSRNHVDFGHPRVGMMMGMSHDGWRGPAENVESGESEDIRHEVPLDAIDTSHLKVESHVTEPSREHFIDRPTLPHTAEHSPDSTPNMNFIQPNHTFTSEAIVNERSVPRNPETVGTVSNNLPLPSVGSLGVRDTVAEMVMEMERRDREKMRDMSGSEESSSSEQSDSDSEAEDADGNKQKHQSIPTQVSPCEVDETSKVLHPERHVKLPQDSYSQDSGSESDESSVAHDHEKNPSSGSSQDEAESPIPSPAYPLPAPIRSMKAKLMAAVRQDLKEEAISADSQNHQNSDVSSDEKHDREEDAEESADDELNSKQPANHQQNLPSTPQHDSLDSDASSHPDNHDIKSVRMPMWRWIGPKQSRSTRVTRQSAKKGNLTIRLVKRKQPPKKRGRRKAVAVPITKESFPTAVPCAHPTSKRRGKVFQKVVMEDMVVMDGQIMTVNKRGRPRKIMTEGELPRKVNKRGRQKRVKSEDSGPPKKRGRPRKEPSEKEPVKKVKRVRSKSALPRNVKLISIPAPEKITSEKDSEEKKSSNVGHGGKDFGCPFCGKEFKCGFRLNKHMQTHIPKEVLEQNDQGTIQMQLALSPDREKRMVRFDQCQFCKQLFMDLKAHIRRVHSEAEEHLCSICGHVLRNKESLVAHEKRHKVVAAGKKEFVCKDCGADFFFQTGLNQHSKRHLSERACVCDVCGKAFKTTKDLEKHKLVHTKPHSCPVCKRRFGQKSNMKAHMRQHSGDKPFRCDLCSASFTHNVSLKTHKKNTHGIDWWKENGKKEEPDEKMEKMAIMNACLDYFGNTGGGNGPKWDPPAPPPNPNPNPNPTPNPINPLHPINPINPLNTINHFTPINHSQVSEGNNDHAPMHLPHFTPLNSLSAMHPDTRPHPMEDIKPIV, from the exons ATGGTGAGGAAAG GGCAGGTACATGCCAGACAGTTGCCGCATTTCATAGGAGTGGGTCTTGCTGATGACCAACAGCAGCAGGACGAGGAGCAGGAGCTGCATGTAGAGGGTGGACTCCAGGACAGCATGGAGCACAGGGATGGAGGTCCAAGACAACTCGCTCATGAAACCCAGCCTTACCATGGGGATGAGAACCTCCTTCGCAGGAGCTACGGGGGATTCGGCGTCAACATGCATTCGCAGGGCATTCCGCTTGGGTACAGACCAGGTGAAGAAGTGCCGCAGCGGGAAGACCCTCGCAATGTGATCCACCGGCCGTACGAACAGCGGGAAGTGGTGAATGTCCACCAGCCCGTAGAGCCTATGAGATGGAGTAGGGAAGAGGAGCCAGGGTATGAAGAGAGCAACAAGCAGCTAGCGGTTGCGCAGATGATGGCCGAGATGCACCAGGGGAACATGCTTCAGCAGCGAAGCAGTAACTTGATGATGATGGCCAGTCAAATGGGACAAGGTCGATATCATCCAGATTTTTTGCAGACAGGAGGTAGGATGTTGTTTGGTGCTCCCCCTCCGAGGGTGAGCACTGAGGAGCGTTTTCCCTATCAAACAGAGATGATGAGACAAAACCAGGCTATGATGTTTGGTATGGCTCCACCAGCACTTGAGAAGGGAAGGTTTGAAGAACTCTTCCAGCAGCAACGAGGTATGATGATGGATATGGCTGCCCGGGGAATAGGAGACTCCAGAATGCAGGAATTCTATCTAGGACGGGGAGGAATGGTTGATCCTAGCCCTCGAGAGACCGTTCACTCCAGAAATCATGTTGACTTTGGACATCCTAGGGTAGGAATGATGATGGGCATGAGCCATGATGGGTGGCGAGGCCCAGCAGAGAATGTAGAATCCGGTGAATCTGAGGATATTAGGCATGAGGTACCACTGGATGCCATTGATACGAGTCACCTGAAGGTAGAATCGCATGTGACAGAACCAAGTAGGGAACATTTTATAGATAGGCCAACCTTGCCACACACCGCGGAGCATAGCCCTGACAGTACTCCAAACATGAACTTCATCCAACCTAATCACACGTTTACAAGCGAAGCGATTGTTAACGAGAGAAGCGTTCCAAGGAATCCAGAAACTGTAGGTACAGTGAGTAATAATCTTCCATTACCCAGTGTGGGATCGCTGGGAGTCAGAGACACAGTGGCAGAAATGGTGATGGAAATGGAGAGAAGGGATAGGGAAAAGATGCGAGACATGAGTGGTTCAGAAGAAAGTAGCAGTTCGGAACAGTCAGATTCTGACTCAGAGGCAGAGGATGCAGACGGAAACAAACAGAAGCACCAAAGTATTCCAACCCAAGTTTCACCTTGTGAAGTGGACGAGACTTCCAAAGTCCTGCATCCTGAACGGCACGTCAAGCTCCCTCAGGATTCCTACTCCCAGGATAGTGGGAGTGAGAGTGATGAATCTTCTGTTGCTCATGACCACGAAAAGAACCCATCTTCCGGAAGCTCCCAAGATGAAGCAGAATCCCCTATCCCATCACCAGCGTACCCTTTGCCAGCCCCCATCAGAAGCATGAAAGCAAAGCTGATGGCTGCAGTGCGCCAAGACCTCAAGGAAGAAGCAATCTCTGCAGATTCCCAAAACCACCAGAATTCGGATGTTTCCTCTGATGAGAAGCATGACAGAGAGGAAGATGCAGAAGAGAGTGCTGATGATGAACTAAACTCCAAACAGCCTGCAAATCATCAACAAAACTTGCCAAGCACCCCTCAGCATGATAGCCTTGACAGTGATGCATCCTCGCACCCAGATAATCATGATATCAAGTCTGTTAGAATGCCAATGTGGCGTTGGATAGGTCCCAAGCAGAGCAGAAGTACCCGCGTTACAAGGCAGAGTGCCAAAAAGGGTAATCTGACTATCCGTCTTGTGAAGAGGAAACAACCGCCAAAGAAGCGTGGCAGGAGAAAAGCAGTCGCTGTACCAATCACCAAAGAAAGTTTTCCAACTGCCGTCCCCTGTGCTCATCCCACCTCCAAAAGGAGGGGTAAGGTCTTCCAGAAAGTTGTGATGGAGGACATGGTCGTTATGGATGGACAGATCATGACGGTCAACAAGAGAGGGCGCCCCAGGAAGATCATGACAGAAGGGGAACTTCCTAGAAAGGTTAATAAG CGAGGGAGACAGAAGAGAGTCAAATCAGAAGACTCTGGTCCACCAAAGAAG AGAGGAAGACCAAGGAAAGAGCCTTCAGAAAAAGAGCCAGTTAAAAAG GTTAAGAGGGTTAGAAGCAAGTCTGCATTACCCAGGAATGTTAAACTCATCAG CATTCCTGCCCCTGAGAAGATCACGAGCGAGAAGGATTCTGAGGAGAAGAAATCAAGCAACGTTGGGCATGGAGGAAAGGACTTTGGATGCCCATTCTGTGGTAAGGAGTTCAAGTGTGGCTTCCGGCTTAACAAGCACATGCAGACGCACATCCCCAAGGAAGTCTTGGAGCAAAACGACCAAGGAACCATCCAGATGCAGCTGGCCCTGTCGCCAGATCGGGAGAAGCGGATGGTGCGCTTCGACCAATGCCAATTCTGCAAGCAGCTGTTCATGGACCTGAAAGCACACATCCGTAGAGTTCATTCCGAAGCCGAGGAGCACCTCTGCAGCATATGCGGACACGTGCTCCGCAACAAAGAGAGTCTGGTAGCGCATGAGAAACGCCACAAGGTCGTCGCTGCGGGGAAGAAGGAGTTCGTCTGCAAGGATTGTGGAGCCGACTTCTTCTTCCAGACGGGACTGAATCAACACTCTAAGCGCCACCTCTCGGAGAGGGCGTGTGTCTGCGATGTTTGTGGTAAGGCATTCAAGACCACCAAGGATCTTGAGAAGCATAAACTGGTCCACACGAAGCCGCACTCCTGCCCGGTGTGCAAGCGTCGGTTTGGGCAAAAGTCCAACATGAAAGCTCACATGAGACAGCATTCCGGCGACAAGCCGTTCCGGTGTGACCTTTGTAGCGCGTCCTTCACCCACAATGTCAGTCTCAAGACTCACAAGAAGAACACTCATGGCATTGATTGGTGGAAGGAGAACGGCAAGAAGGAGGAGCCGGATGAGAAGATGGAGAAAATGGCCATCATGAACGCATGCCTGGACTATTTTGGCAATACTGGTGGTGGGAACGGCCCAAAGTGGGATCCACCTGCCCCTCCGCCTAATCCCAACCCCAATCCTAATCCCACTCCTAACCCTATAAATCCCCTCCACCCTATTAATCCCATCAATCCGTTGAACACCATCAATCATTTCACCCCTATTAACCACAGCCAGGTGAGTGAGGGTAACAATGACCATGCCCCCATGCACCTGCCGCACTTTACCCCCCTCAACTCTTTGAGTGCGATGCACCCTGACACCAGGCCACACCCTATGGAAGACATCAAACCCATTGTCTAA
- the LOC129268434 gene encoding uncharacterized protein LOC129268434 isoform X2, giving the protein MEHRDGGPRQLAHETQPYHGDENLLRRSYGGFGVNMHSQGIPLGYRPGEEVPQREDPRNVIHRPYEQREVVNVHQPVEPMRWSREEEPGYEESNKQLAVAQMMAEMHQGNMLQQRSSNLMMMASQMGQGRYHPDFLQTGGRMLFGAPPPRVSTEERFPYQTEMMRQNQAMMFGMAPPALEKGRFEELFQQQRGMMMDMAARGIGDSRMQEFYLGRGGMVDPSPRETVHSRNHVDFGHPRVGMMMGMSHDGWRGPAENVESGESEDIRHEVPLDAIDTSHLKVESHVTEPSREHFIDRPTLPHTAEHSPDSTPNMNFIQPNHTFTSEAIVNERSVPRNPETVGTVSNNLPLPSVGSLGVRDTVAEMVMEMERRDREKMRDMSGSEESSSSEQSDSDSEAEDADGNKQKHQSIPTQVSPCEVDETSKVLHPERHVKLPQDSYSQDSGSESDESSVAHDHEKNPSSGSSQDEAESPIPSPAYPLPAPIRSMKAKLMAAVRQDLKEEAISADSQNHQNSDVSSDEKHDREEDAEESADDELNSKQPANHQQNLPSTPQHDSLDSDASSHPDNHDIKSVRMPMWRWIGPKQSRSTRVTRQSAKKGNLTIRLVKRKQPPKKRGRRKAVAVPITKESFPTAVPCAHPTSKRRGKVFQKVVMEDMVVMDGQIMTVNKRGRPRKIMTEGELPRKVNKRGRQKRVKSEDSGPPKKRGRPRKEPSEKEPVKKVKRVRSKSALPRNVKLISIPAPEKITSEKDSEEKKSSNVGHGGKDFGCPFCGKEFKCGFRLNKHMQTHIPKEVLEQNDQGTIQMQLALSPDREKRMVRFDQCQFCKQLFMDLKAHIRRVHSEAEEHLCSICGHVLRNKESLVAHEKRHKVVAAGKKEFVCKDCGADFFFQTGLNQHSKRHLSERACVCDVCGKAFKTTKDLEKHKLVHTKPHSCPVCKRRFGQKSNMKAHMRQHSGDKPFRCDLCSASFTHNVSLKTHKKNTHGIDWWKENGKKEEPDEKMEKMAIMNACLDYFGNTGGGNGPKWDPPAPPPNPNPNPNPTPNPINPLHPINPINPLNTINHFTPINHSQVSEGNNDHAPMHLPHFTPLNSLSAMHPDTRPHPMEDIKPIV; this is encoded by the exons ATGGAGCACAGGGATGGAGGTCCAAGACAACTCGCTCATGAAACCCAGCCTTACCATGGGGATGAGAACCTCCTTCGCAGGAGCTACGGGGGATTCGGCGTCAACATGCATTCGCAGGGCATTCCGCTTGGGTACAGACCAGGTGAAGAAGTGCCGCAGCGGGAAGACCCTCGCAATGTGATCCACCGGCCGTACGAACAGCGGGAAGTGGTGAATGTCCACCAGCCCGTAGAGCCTATGAGATGGAGTAGGGAAGAGGAGCCAGGGTATGAAGAGAGCAACAAGCAGCTAGCGGTTGCGCAGATGATGGCCGAGATGCACCAGGGGAACATGCTTCAGCAGCGAAGCAGTAACTTGATGATGATGGCCAGTCAAATGGGACAAGGTCGATATCATCCAGATTTTTTGCAGACAGGAGGTAGGATGTTGTTTGGTGCTCCCCCTCCGAGGGTGAGCACTGAGGAGCGTTTTCCCTATCAAACAGAGATGATGAGACAAAACCAGGCTATGATGTTTGGTATGGCTCCACCAGCACTTGAGAAGGGAAGGTTTGAAGAACTCTTCCAGCAGCAACGAGGTATGATGATGGATATGGCTGCCCGGGGAATAGGAGACTCCAGAATGCAGGAATTCTATCTAGGACGGGGAGGAATGGTTGATCCTAGCCCTCGAGAGACCGTTCACTCCAGAAATCATGTTGACTTTGGACATCCTAGGGTAGGAATGATGATGGGCATGAGCCATGATGGGTGGCGAGGCCCAGCAGAGAATGTAGAATCCGGTGAATCTGAGGATATTAGGCATGAGGTACCACTGGATGCCATTGATACGAGTCACCTGAAGGTAGAATCGCATGTGACAGAACCAAGTAGGGAACATTTTATAGATAGGCCAACCTTGCCACACACCGCGGAGCATAGCCCTGACAGTACTCCAAACATGAACTTCATCCAACCTAATCACACGTTTACAAGCGAAGCGATTGTTAACGAGAGAAGCGTTCCAAGGAATCCAGAAACTGTAGGTACAGTGAGTAATAATCTTCCATTACCCAGTGTGGGATCGCTGGGAGTCAGAGACACAGTGGCAGAAATGGTGATGGAAATGGAGAGAAGGGATAGGGAAAAGATGCGAGACATGAGTGGTTCAGAAGAAAGTAGCAGTTCGGAACAGTCAGATTCTGACTCAGAGGCAGAGGATGCAGACGGAAACAAACAGAAGCACCAAAGTATTCCAACCCAAGTTTCACCTTGTGAAGTGGACGAGACTTCCAAAGTCCTGCATCCTGAACGGCACGTCAAGCTCCCTCAGGATTCCTACTCCCAGGATAGTGGGAGTGAGAGTGATGAATCTTCTGTTGCTCATGACCACGAAAAGAACCCATCTTCCGGAAGCTCCCAAGATGAAGCAGAATCCCCTATCCCATCACCAGCGTACCCTTTGCCAGCCCCCATCAGAAGCATGAAAGCAAAGCTGATGGCTGCAGTGCGCCAAGACCTCAAGGAAGAAGCAATCTCTGCAGATTCCCAAAACCACCAGAATTCGGATGTTTCCTCTGATGAGAAGCATGACAGAGAGGAAGATGCAGAAGAGAGTGCTGATGATGAACTAAACTCCAAACAGCCTGCAAATCATCAACAAAACTTGCCAAGCACCCCTCAGCATGATAGCCTTGACAGTGATGCATCCTCGCACCCAGATAATCATGATATCAAGTCTGTTAGAATGCCAATGTGGCGTTGGATAGGTCCCAAGCAGAGCAGAAGTACCCGCGTTACAAGGCAGAGTGCCAAAAAGGGTAATCTGACTATCCGTCTTGTGAAGAGGAAACAACCGCCAAAGAAGCGTGGCAGGAGAAAAGCAGTCGCTGTACCAATCACCAAAGAAAGTTTTCCAACTGCCGTCCCCTGTGCTCATCCCACCTCCAAAAGGAGGGGTAAGGTCTTCCAGAAAGTTGTGATGGAGGACATGGTCGTTATGGATGGACAGATCATGACGGTCAACAAGAGAGGGCGCCCCAGGAAGATCATGACAGAAGGGGAACTTCCTAGAAAGGTTAATAAG CGAGGGAGACAGAAGAGAGTCAAATCAGAAGACTCTGGTCCACCAAAGAAG AGAGGAAGACCAAGGAAAGAGCCTTCAGAAAAAGAGCCAGTTAAAAAG GTTAAGAGGGTTAGAAGCAAGTCTGCATTACCCAGGAATGTTAAACTCATCAG CATTCCTGCCCCTGAGAAGATCACGAGCGAGAAGGATTCTGAGGAGAAGAAATCAAGCAACGTTGGGCATGGAGGAAAGGACTTTGGATGCCCATTCTGTGGTAAGGAGTTCAAGTGTGGCTTCCGGCTTAACAAGCACATGCAGACGCACATCCCCAAGGAAGTCTTGGAGCAAAACGACCAAGGAACCATCCAGATGCAGCTGGCCCTGTCGCCAGATCGGGAGAAGCGGATGGTGCGCTTCGACCAATGCCAATTCTGCAAGCAGCTGTTCATGGACCTGAAAGCACACATCCGTAGAGTTCATTCCGAAGCCGAGGAGCACCTCTGCAGCATATGCGGACACGTGCTCCGCAACAAAGAGAGTCTGGTAGCGCATGAGAAACGCCACAAGGTCGTCGCTGCGGGGAAGAAGGAGTTCGTCTGCAAGGATTGTGGAGCCGACTTCTTCTTCCAGACGGGACTGAATCAACACTCTAAGCGCCACCTCTCGGAGAGGGCGTGTGTCTGCGATGTTTGTGGTAAGGCATTCAAGACCACCAAGGATCTTGAGAAGCATAAACTGGTCCACACGAAGCCGCACTCCTGCCCGGTGTGCAAGCGTCGGTTTGGGCAAAAGTCCAACATGAAAGCTCACATGAGACAGCATTCCGGCGACAAGCCGTTCCGGTGTGACCTTTGTAGCGCGTCCTTCACCCACAATGTCAGTCTCAAGACTCACAAGAAGAACACTCATGGCATTGATTGGTGGAAGGAGAACGGCAAGAAGGAGGAGCCGGATGAGAAGATGGAGAAAATGGCCATCATGAACGCATGCCTGGACTATTTTGGCAATACTGGTGGTGGGAACGGCCCAAAGTGGGATCCACCTGCCCCTCCGCCTAATCCCAACCCCAATCCTAATCCCACTCCTAACCCTATAAATCCCCTCCACCCTATTAATCCCATCAATCCGTTGAACACCATCAATCATTTCACCCCTATTAACCACAGCCAGGTGAGTGAGGGTAACAATGACCATGCCCCCATGCACCTGCCGCACTTTACCCCCCTCAACTCTTTGAGTGCGATGCACCCTGACACCAGGCCACACCCTATGGAAGACATCAAACCCATTGTCTAA